One part of the Glycine max cultivar Williams 82 chromosome 14, Glycine_max_v4.0, whole genome shotgun sequence genome encodes these proteins:
- the LOC102662204 gene encoding uncharacterized protein translates to MAFVSGLIDFETKGGHVTWRKNIQNGVHIRKKLDRCLANPKWLLLFPHSMEKLLVSNNSDHNPILVHCLKSPSQRKEAFHFQAAWMNHPDYPPLIDHVWRGTPGDAICKLDEVRDQSILFNKTTFGNIFRKKQQLEARIRGIHRQLDHTVTSDLTRQERMLQDEYQ, encoded by the coding sequence ATGGCATTTGTTAGTGGTCTTATAGATTTTGAAACTAAAGGTGGCCATGTTACTTGGAGAAAAAACATTCAGAATGGAGTACACATTAGAAAGAAGCTGGACAGATGTTTAGCTAATCCAAAATGGCTTTTGTTGTTTCCTCATTCGATGGAAAAACTCCTGGTTTCGAATAATTCAGACCACAACCCAATCCTTGTTCATTGCCTGAAATCTCCCAGCCAACGCAAAGAGGCCTTTCACTTCCAAGCTGCATGGATGAATCACCCAGATTACCCTCCCCTTATTGATCACGTTTGGCGGGGTACCCCTGGCGATGCCATTTGCAAATTAGATGAGGTGAGGGACCAATCCATTCTCTTTAATAAAACAACCTTTGGAAACATTTTTAGGAAAAAGCAACAGCTAGAAGCTAGAATCAGAGGGATTCATCGTCAACTGGATCATACTGTCACCTCAGACCTTACCCGACAGGAAAGGATGCTTCAAGATGAATATCAGTAG
- the LOC100776421 gene encoding zinc-finger homeodomain protein 2 gives MEFDEQEEHEEEEMVMPEPAAVSAPPSYDSLGNSGAMSKLGGGEGRKTALGAAAAAVRYRECQKNHAVSFGGHAVDGCCEFMAAGEDGTLEAVICAACNCHRNFHRKEIDGEITSFHYRAQPPPPPMHHHHQFSPYYHHRVPQHPAAAGYLHHHLTPPMSQHRPLALPAAASGGGLSREEEDMSNPSSSGGGGGGSKKRFRTKFTQEQKDKMLAFAEQLGWRIQKHDESAVEQFCAETNVKRNVLKVWMHNNKSTLGKKP, from the coding sequence ATGGAATTCGACGAGCAAGAGGAGCATGAGGAGGAGGAAATGGTGATGCCGGAGCCGGCGGCGGTATCGGCGCCGCCGAGTTACGACTCGCTCGGGAACTCCGGGGCGATGTCGAAACTTGGCGGCGGCGAGGGGCGGAAGACCGCGCTCGGCGCCGCGGCGGCGGCGGTGCGGTACCGAGAATGCCAGAAGAACCACGCCGTGAGCTTCGGCGGCCACGCCGTCGACGGCTGCTGCGAGTTCATGGCGGCCGGAGAGGACGGCACGCTGGAGGCCGTCATCTGCGCTGCCTGCAACTGCCACCGGAATTTCCACCGCAAGGAGATCGACGGCGAGATTACCTCCTTCCACTACCGTGCACAGCCTCCCCCGCCGCCgatgcaccaccaccaccaattcTCCCCGTACTACCACCACCGCGTCCCGCAGCACCCCGCCGCCGCTGGctacctccaccaccacctcacaCCTCCGATGTCGCAGCACCGCCCGCTCGCCCTCCCGGCCGCAGCCTCCGGCGGCGGCCTAAGCCGCGAAGAAGAAGACATGTCAAACCCTAGCagcagcggcggcggtggcggTGGATCCAAAAAACGGTTCCGAACGAAGTTCACGCAGGAACAAAAGGATAAGATGCTCGCATTCGCGGAACAACTAGGGTGGAGAATCCAGAAGCACGATGAATCTGCTGTGGAACAGTTCTGTGCTGAGACCAATGTGAAGCGAAACGTTCTCAAAGTTTGGATGCACAATAACAAGAGCACTCTTGGTAAGAAACCCTAA